GAACGGCCCTAGTGACTATTTCAGATCATGACTGCGCACGCTGAAAGTCACCACGCCCCAGATCGTCAACTCGTCGCCTTCCAGGATGTATCGTGGGGGGTAACGCGGATTCTCCGAGCGCAACGCCACCTGCCCGCCAAAGCGGTGCAGCCGCTTGCACAGCGGTTCGCCATTGACCGCAGCGATCACGATCTGGCCATGCCGCGCTTCGAGGGAGCGGTCCACCAGCACCAGGTCGCCATCGAAGATCCCGGCACCCTGCATGCTGTCACCGTCTATCCTGACCAGATACATGTGCGGGGCCCTCAGGTTGAACAGTTCATCCAGTGAGATGGGCTGCTCCATGTGGTCCACCGCCGGCGACGGGAAGCCTGCCGGAATACGGAACAGATAACGCGGCACAGCGCCGCTACCGCAGGTGATGGGGCCCAGAATGGAAGTCATGGCACGGCCTTGAATTTAACTGTATATAGATACAGTATCGGTCCGCTGAGTATCAGGTCAATTTCGGCGTAGGTTATTTCGACAAGTGGGGGGGTACATGCCATGTGTGGACGCTTCGCCCAGTACCAGGGTCTGGCCGTTTACCTGCGTGAACTGAACGCCGAACAGGACGTGATCAGCGGCTACGACAACCTGCCGATCGGCCGCTACAACGTTGCCCCTGGTAGCCAGGTATTGATCTTGCACACTGCCGACGACGGCCTGCGCATCGACCCCTGCCACTGGGGCTGGGCACCTTTCTGGGCCACGCGCAAACACCCGGCGCCAATCAACGCGCGGGTCGAGACAGTGACCACAGGCAAGTTCTTCAAGGCCCTTTGGCCTCAGGGACGGGCGTTGGTAATGGCAGATGGCTGGTACGAATGGGTGGCCGACCCACACGATGCCAAGCGCAAGCAGCCGTACTTCATCCGCTTGAAAAGCCAGGCGCCGATGTTCATGGCCGCGTTGGCCGAGGTGCACACGGGGATGGCGCCTAACGAGGGCGATGGCTTCGTGATCATCACTGCGGCCAGCGACCAGGGCATGGTCGACATCCATGACCGCCGGCCTCTGGTGCTGGGGCCGGTGGATGCTCGCGAATGGATTGACGCTGATGTACCTGCCGAACACGCCGAACGCCTCGCGCGGGAGCGATGCCTGCCGGTGGAGGCGTTCGAGTGGTTTGCGGTGGGCAAGGAGGTAGGGAATGTGCGCAACGATGGGGCCGAGTTGATCCTGATGCAGGATCCCGAGCATCAGCCTTGACGTTGTATCGCCATTCCCCGCCCCCCCCCCCAGCCGCTAAACCGGAACGTGCACCGGTTGCTGCTCCATCACTGACCAGCCGCCATGCCCGTCCACCTCCAGCCGATGAGTATGGAACGCTGCCAACGTACTGCGGTGGCCGACGCTGACCAGCAAGGTGTTTGGCATCTCACTGCGCAACAGCGCATACAGCGTATGCTCCAACCCTTCGTCCATAGCCGAGGTGGACTCGTCGAGAAACACCACCTGGGGCTGGTTGAACAGCACGCGGGCAAACGCCAGGCGTTGTTGCTCACCGACCGAGAGTATGTGCGACCAGTCACAACTGACATCCAGGCGCTCGGCAAGGT
The sequence above is drawn from the Pseudomonas putida genome and encodes:
- a CDS encoding SOS response-associated peptidase family protein, with amino-acid sequence MCGRFAQYQGLAVYLRELNAEQDVISGYDNLPIGRYNVAPGSQVLILHTADDGLRIDPCHWGWAPFWATRKHPAPINARVETVTTGKFFKALWPQGRALVMADGWYEWVADPHDAKRKQPYFIRLKSQAPMFMAALAEVHTGMAPNEGDGFVIITAASDQGMVDIHDRRPLVLGPVDAREWIDADVPAEHAERLARERCLPVEAFEWFAVGKEVGNVRNDGAELILMQDPEHQP
- a CDS encoding LexA family protein, encoding MTSILGPITCGSGAVPRYLFRIPAGFPSPAVDHMEQPISLDELFNLRAPHMYLVRIDGDSMQGAGIFDGDLVLVDRSLEARHGQIVIAAVNGEPLCKRLHRFGGQVALRSENPRYPPRYILEGDELTIWGVVTFSVRSHDLK